A single window of Paenibacillus sp. SYP-B4298 DNA harbors:
- a CDS encoding glutathione ABC transporter substrate-binding protein — protein MEAKGKWWSLLALVLIISLVAGCSGGNTGGGSSTGTGDKADGDKKPAQTVSKNNKDIVVAVNANFITLDPHNASDTNSISGARTMYEGLMGFDENMNVIPVLATDYSISEDGLVYTFTLRKDVKFHDGTDFNSEAVAANIARIQDEANNLRLRKSFLKVAKVETPDPSTVVFTLTEPYNAFLNKVAMAGMISPKALAEKGQDIVKSPVGTGPYQFKEWVQGDRLVVAKNPNYWEAGLPKVDSVTFRPVPENGSRIAMLKTGEADFIYPMPTEQVADVEGQEGIAINKVDSTIVRYVTLNTMKKPFDDVRVRQAINYAINKEAYIKVVKSGLGVKLDSTMSPKTQYYAQQTGYDFDLEKAKSLLAEAGYPDGFETEVWGENDSETIKGMQFLQQQLAQVGIKVDVKSLEGGTLSEQINSAKTPEEAKIQMWYVSWSPSSGDADGATRGLFSSEMWPPAGSNTAYYKNDNVDGWIAAANKSTDPAEAKAIYADIQQTIWKEAPWAFMGVDQIVYGNRSYLDGAKVFPDGSLNVRYAEVK, from the coding sequence ATGGAAGCGAAAGGTAAATGGTGGTCTTTGCTTGCGCTGGTGCTCATCATCTCGCTAGTGGCAGGTTGCTCTGGCGGCAATACGGGCGGAGGCAGCAGTACAGGAACAGGGGACAAGGCTGACGGAGATAAGAAGCCTGCGCAGACCGTATCCAAAAATAACAAAGATATTGTTGTTGCAGTCAATGCGAACTTCATCACGCTGGACCCGCATAATGCGAGCGACACCAACTCGATTAGCGGTGCCAGAACAATGTATGAGGGCTTGATGGGCTTTGATGAAAATATGAATGTGATCCCGGTGCTGGCTACAGACTACAGCATCAGCGAGGATGGGCTGGTATACACCTTCACCTTGCGCAAGGACGTGAAGTTCCATGATGGCACCGATTTTAATTCCGAGGCTGTAGCGGCTAATATCGCCCGTATTCAGGACGAAGCGAACAATCTGCGCCTGCGCAAAAGCTTCCTGAAGGTCGCCAAGGTGGAGACGCCTGATCCGTCGACCGTTGTCTTCACGCTCACCGAGCCGTATAACGCCTTCTTGAATAAGGTGGCTATGGCTGGCATGATCAGTCCGAAGGCGCTTGCGGAGAAGGGCCAGGATATTGTGAAGAGCCCGGTAGGTACCGGACCGTACCAGTTCAAGGAATGGGTGCAAGGCGACCGTCTGGTCGTGGCGAAGAACCCGAATTACTGGGAAGCTGGCTTGCCTAAGGTGGACAGTGTAACCTTCCGTCCGGTGCCGGAGAACGGCTCGCGGATCGCGATGCTCAAAACAGGCGAGGCGGACTTCATCTACCCGATGCCGACCGAGCAGGTTGCTGATGTAGAAGGTCAAGAAGGAATCGCGATCAATAAGGTGGATTCCACGATTGTACGCTATGTCACACTGAACACGATGAAGAAGCCGTTTGATGATGTGCGTGTCCGTCAAGCGATCAACTATGCGATTAATAAGGAAGCCTATATCAAGGTTGTCAAATCCGGTCTGGGCGTGAAGCTGGATTCGACGATGTCGCCTAAGACGCAATATTATGCTCAGCAAACAGGCTATGATTTTGATCTGGAGAAAGCCAAGTCGCTGCTCGCAGAGGCGGGATACCCGGATGGCTTCGAGACCGAGGTATGGGGCGAGAATGATTCGGAGACGATCAAGGGCATGCAGTTCCTGCAACAGCAGCTTGCACAGGTTGGCATCAAGGTCGATGTGAAATCGTTGGAGGGCGGCACGCTGTCCGAGCAGATCAACTCGGCCAAGACGCCTGAGGAAGCGAAGATTCAAATGTGGTATGTAAGCTGGTCGCCATCCTCCGGCGATGCGGATGGCGCAACAAGAGGCTTGTTCAGCAGCGAGATGTGGCCGCCTGCAGGCTCCAATACCGCTTACTACAAAAATGATAATGTAGACGGCTGGATTGCGGCAGCTAACAAATCGACCGACCCGGCTGAAGCGAAGGCGATCTATGCCGATATTCAACAGACGATCTGGAAGGAAGCGCCATGGGCATTCATGGGCGTCGATCAGATTGTCTATGGCAACAGAAGCTATCTGGATGGCGCCAAGGTGTTCCCGGACGGCTCGCTCAATGTTCGCTATGCTGAGGTGAAATAA
- a CDS encoding ABC transporter permease subunit has product MGRYALQRLLGVIPLLLVVSVLVFLFIHLIPGDPARLLAGKDATLEEIEGIREQLGLNLPIWQQYFNYMGDLLRGDMGQSIRSGLPVTEMLSSRLMPTIWLTLLSMVWATVLGLTIGVISAVYRNRWPDYAGTLTAISGMSIPGFWLGLVLIQIFSVELGWFPTGGVDSWKSYILPSITLGAGIMSMLARYSRSSMLETLREDYIRTGRAKGLREFVVVGSHALRNSLIQVVTVAGLQFGFLLGGSVMVETVFSIPGIGRLLVDSILFRDYTVIQALLLLFATQFILINLIVDLLYGVINPKIRYS; this is encoded by the coding sequence TTGGGCAGATATGCTTTGCAACGGTTGCTTGGCGTCATCCCGCTATTATTGGTTGTATCGGTGCTGGTTTTTTTGTTCATTCATCTTATACCAGGAGACCCGGCGCGTCTGCTTGCCGGTAAGGACGCCACGCTGGAGGAGATTGAAGGCATTCGAGAGCAGCTCGGGCTCAATCTCCCGATCTGGCAGCAGTATTTCAACTATATGGGGGACTTGCTCCGCGGCGATATGGGACAGTCGATCCGTTCCGGCTTGCCGGTGACAGAGATGCTCTCCAGTCGGCTTATGCCAACGATCTGGCTGACATTGCTCAGTATGGTCTGGGCAACGGTGCTCGGGTTGACCATTGGCGTCATCTCTGCTGTATACCGCAATCGATGGCCGGATTATGCCGGAACGCTGACCGCGATCTCCGGTATGTCGATCCCTGGATTTTGGCTCGGGCTGGTGCTGATTCAGATTTTCTCAGTCGAGTTGGGCTGGTTTCCGACAGGGGGCGTGGATTCATGGAAGTCGTATATTCTCCCATCCATTACATTGGGTGCCGGCATTATGTCGATGCTGGCTCGTTATTCCCGGTCTTCCATGCTGGAGACGCTGCGTGAAGACTATATCCGTACCGGACGAGCCAAGGGGCTGCGTGAATTTGTTGTCGTCGGCAGTCATGCGCTGCGCAATTCACTGATTCAGGTCGTGACGGTAGCGGGGCTGCAGTTCGGATTTTTGCTGGGGGGCTCTGTCATGGTCGAGACCGTATTCAGCATCCCGGGCATTGGCAGGCTGCTGGTGGATTCGATCCTGTTCCGCGACTATACGGTCATTCAGGCGCTGCTGCTGCTGTTCGCCACCCAGTTCATTCTGATCAATCTGATCGTCGATCTGCTGTACGGTGTCATTAATCCGAAGATTCGATATTCCTAA
- a CDS encoding ABC transporter permease — protein sequence MSNHSTAEGAPPSVAASRRGSGGNSRVRAFFHTFSRQWLAMAAACFILLLFIIALFGPMMMPYDPQAPDYDALMEGPSRAHWAGTDEYGRDILSRLIEGTRLTLAVSLSAVLIAAVLGTVLGLLSGYYGGWLDRLIMRGSDVLFSFPDLLLAIGIVAILGPGLINVVIAVAVFGTPSFARIIRSVTLSAKETLFVEAARSMGAGNGRIIWRHIFPETVSSIIVNISMRIGGAILAAASLSFLGMGAKTSEPDWGAMLSMGRDYLSIAPHIVYFPGLTIFLAVLAFNLVGDGLRDALDPKIKP from the coding sequence ATGAGCAATCATTCCACAGCAGAAGGAGCTCCGCCCTCGGTAGCGGCATCCCGTAGGGGAAGCGGCGGCAATAGCCGGGTGAGAGCCTTCTTCCATACATTCAGCCGGCAGTGGCTGGCGATGGCGGCCGCCTGCTTTATTTTACTGCTGTTCATCATCGCGCTCTTCGGTCCGATGATGATGCCATATGATCCGCAAGCGCCGGACTACGATGCCCTGATGGAGGGGCCATCCCGCGCCCACTGGGCGGGTACAGATGAATACGGACGGGATATTTTGAGTCGTCTGATCGAAGGCACGCGCCTGACGCTTGCGGTCAGTCTGAGTGCGGTGCTGATCGCAGCCGTGCTAGGTACGGTGCTGGGTCTGCTGAGCGGTTATTATGGCGGCTGGCTGGATCGTCTCATTATGAGAGGCAGCGATGTGCTGTTCTCCTTCCCGGATCTGCTGCTGGCGATCGGGATTGTGGCGATTCTGGGCCCGGGACTGATCAATGTCGTCATCGCGGTGGCGGTATTCGGCACCCCTTCCTTCGCGCGGATCATTCGCAGTGTGACGCTCTCCGCGAAGGAGACGCTATTCGTTGAGGCAGCTCGCTCGATGGGCGCGGGGAACGGCCGCATCATCTGGCGGCATATCTTCCCTGAGACCGTATCCAGCATCATCGTCAACATCTCGATGCGTATCGGCGGCGCCATCCTGGCGGCTGCCTCACTGAGCTTTCTCGGCATGGGCGCCAAGACGTCCGAGCCGGACTGGGGCGCGATGCTGAGCATGGGACGCGATTATTTGAGCATTGCTCCACATATTGTGTATTTTCCGGGCTTGACGATTTTCCTGGCGGTGCTGGCGTTCAATCTGGTTGGGGACGGCCTGCGGGATGCGCTCGATCCGAAGATCAAACCATAA
- a CDS encoding ABC transporter ATP-binding protein, with product MAQHLLEVQGLKTEFKRGGGRIMAVSGVDFHIKKGEVLGLVGESGCGKSVTSLSIMRLLKDTPGRIAGGSVRFEGTDLTTLGDTEMRRIRGNDMAMIFQEPMTSLNPVLRIGKQLEEPIRIHLGYGRKQAREHAIHMLRLVGIPRAEEVIHDYPHQLSGGMRQRVMIAMAMSCSPKLLIADEPTTALDVTIQAQILDLMKRLKEEQDMGMLLITHDLGVVAELCDRVVVMYAGRVVEEAPVRELFADPQHPYTKGLIQSVPKLRHKVRRLDSIKGNVPDLSQMPAGCKFAPRCQFAMEQCHVQEPELVAVNGRGDRSSRCFLTQEPQMEGGGEG from the coding sequence ATGGCTCAACATTTGCTGGAGGTGCAGGGACTCAAGACAGAATTCAAGCGCGGAGGCGGCCGGATTATGGCGGTTTCCGGGGTGGATTTTCATATCAAAAAAGGCGAGGTGCTCGGGCTGGTCGGCGAATCAGGCTGCGGCAAGAGTGTAACCTCTCTGTCAATCATGCGGCTGCTCAAGGATACGCCAGGGCGGATTGCCGGCGGCTCGGTTCGCTTCGAGGGTACAGACCTGACCACGCTTGGCGATACGGAGATGCGCCGAATTCGAGGCAATGATATGGCGATGATCTTCCAGGAGCCGATGACCTCGCTCAACCCGGTGCTGCGAATCGGCAAGCAACTGGAGGAGCCGATCCGTATTCACCTGGGGTACGGGCGCAAGCAAGCGCGCGAGCATGCGATTCATATGCTGCGCCTGGTCGGTATTCCGCGTGCAGAGGAGGTTATTCACGATTACCCGCATCAGTTATCCGGCGGTATGAGGCAGCGGGTCATGATCGCGATGGCTATGTCATGCAGCCCGAAGCTGCTCATTGCCGATGAGCCGACGACAGCGCTCGATGTGACGATTCAGGCGCAGATTCTGGATCTGATGAAGCGGCTGAAGGAGGAGCAGGACATGGGGATGCTGCTCATCACGCATGATCTGGGTGTTGTAGCCGAGCTGTGCGATCGCGTCGTGGTTATGTATGCCGGGCGTGTCGTGGAGGAGGCGCCGGTGCGGGAGCTGTTTGCCGATCCGCAGCATCCGTATACGAAGGGGCTGATTCAATCCGTGCCCAAGCTGCGCCATAAGGTGCGCCGTCTGGATTCGATCAAGGGCAATGTGCCGGACTTGTCGCAGATGCCTGCGGGCTGCAAGTTTGCGCCCCGCTGCCAATTTGCGATGGAGCAGTGTCATGTGCAGGAGCCGGAGCTGGTGGCTGTGAATGGGCGGGGCGACCGCAGCAGCCGTTGCTTTCTGACGCAGGAGCCCCAGATGGAAGGAGGAGGGGAAGGATGA
- a CDS encoding ABC transporter ATP-binding protein, protein MNGQPLIEVKNLKKSFEIKKGFLGQKKYLRAVDGISFAIRKGETFSLVGESGCGKSTTGRLVTRLLQPTEGEVWFEGSRISDLPESRMRPLRKHMQMVFQDPYASLNPRMKVKDLVAEPLLIHTKLTPGERDKLAHELLETVGLSSMHAERFPHEFSGGQRQRIGIARALSVRPSLIVADEPVSALDVSIQSQVLNLLQDLQEEYGLTYLFISHDLSVVEHISDRIGVMYLGSLVETADKDTLYDRPLHPYTQALLSSVPIPDPSLKRERIILTGDLPSPVNPPTGCRFHTRCPSCMEVCKTATPVFREVEPGHEVACHLYDEAVMGGK, encoded by the coding sequence ATGAACGGACAGCCTTTAATTGAAGTGAAGAATCTGAAGAAATCCTTTGAGATCAAGAAGGGCTTTCTTGGACAAAAGAAATATCTGCGTGCCGTGGACGGAATCAGCTTTGCTATTCGCAAGGGCGAGACGTTCAGTCTGGTTGGAGAGAGCGGCTGCGGCAAGTCAACGACCGGGAGGCTGGTGACCAGGCTGCTCCAGCCGACGGAAGGCGAGGTATGGTTCGAGGGTAGCAGGATCAGTGATCTGCCCGAATCGAGAATGCGTCCGCTGCGCAAGCATATGCAGATGGTATTTCAGGACCCGTATGCCTCCTTGAATCCACGCATGAAGGTGAAGGACCTGGTGGCGGAGCCGCTCTTGATCCATACGAAGCTGACGCCGGGCGAGCGCGACAAGCTGGCACATGAGCTGCTGGAAACTGTGGGCCTGAGCAGCATGCACGCTGAGCGGTTCCCGCATGAATTCAGCGGAGGTCAGCGCCAGCGGATCGGTATTGCCCGTGCGCTGTCGGTACGCCCAAGCTTGATCGTCGCTGATGAGCCCGTCTCGGCATTGGATGTATCGATTCAATCCCAGGTGTTGAATCTGCTGCAGGATCTACAGGAGGAGTACGGACTGACTTACCTGTTCATCTCCCATGACTTGAGTGTTGTGGAGCATATTAGTGACCGGATCGGCGTAATGTATCTGGGCTCGCTCGTGGAGACCGCGGACAAGGATACCTTGTATGACCGCCCCCTTCACCCTTATACGCAGGCGCTGCTCTCCTCAGTGCCCATTCCAGACCCTTCGCTAAAGCGGGAGCGGATCATCTTGACAGGCGACTTGCCAAGTCCGGTTAATCCGCCTACAGGCTGCCGCTTCCATACGCGTTGCCCTTCCTGTATGGAGGTCTGCAAAACGGCGACTCCGGTGTTCCGTGAGGTGGAGCCGGGTCATGAGGTTGCTTGCCATCTGTATGATGAAGCCGTAATGGGCGGCAAATAA
- a CDS encoding leucyl aminopeptidase family protein, protein MDIRIDSGEEAAVQLYVAYAEEAFPYRQDTVRSKAGQATWLYGRTEHEADLLVIGLGRRSELTLETVRRAGGTAARAVQREGCASVRLAWLPQSDQALRPEESVSQEAWLQAWAEGWLLGLYRFQQHRGLTAHAARPVLQLVASLWPLLSTEQVEAALHAARIRAEGTSLARDLVNESPHTLHPQSFATRVAEHFMRYASESPVQVRVYRGEELAERQMNGLLTVGAGSMHGPAMVEIRYEGNPSLPLLALVGKGVTFDMGGMNVKTGRDISDARMDMGGAAAVVGALDILVRERAQANVVALLPIVDNVPDAKAVLPSSVVTYPNGMTVQIANTDGEGRLIIADALLHAAQLGAAEAIDIATLTGNVGAALGLGIAGIWGDLPVTEQLIAVGERNGERLWQMPLMDEYESELASSYADMRNVGSSPYAGAIIAALFIRRFVAPGMSWAHIDMAGTVQYKQDTGYAEAGATGYGARLLADYAARRLGDNE, encoded by the coding sequence ATGGACATTCGGATCGATAGCGGCGAAGAGGCCGCTGTGCAGTTGTATGTAGCGTATGCGGAGGAAGCCTTCCCTTACAGGCAGGATACGGTGCGCAGCAAGGCAGGACAAGCTACCTGGCTGTATGGGCGGACGGAGCATGAGGCCGATCTGCTCGTCATCGGCCTGGGGAGGCGCAGCGAGCTGACGCTGGAGACGGTGCGGCGAGCGGGCGGCACAGCGGCACGCGCAGTGCAGCGTGAGGGCTGCGCTTCCGTGCGGCTGGCCTGGCTGCCGCAATCGGATCAAGCCTTGCGCCCGGAGGAGTCTGTAAGTCAGGAAGCGTGGCTGCAGGCCTGGGCGGAGGGATGGCTGCTCGGCCTATATCGGTTTCAGCAACATCGCGGCTTGACAGCACATGCGGCTCGGCCTGTCTTGCAGTTGGTGGCTTCCCTATGGCCGCTTCTGTCAACCGAGCAGGTCGAGGCAGCTCTCCATGCAGCACGCATTCGTGCGGAAGGGACGAGCCTGGCGCGCGACTTGGTGAATGAGTCGCCGCATACGCTCCATCCTCAGAGCTTTGCCACCAGGGTGGCTGAGCATTTCATGCGTTACGCCTCAGAGTCGCCAGTACAGGTGCGTGTCTATCGGGGCGAGGAACTGGCAGAGCGGCAGATGAACGGACTCCTGACGGTCGGCGCAGGAAGCATGCATGGGCCTGCAATGGTAGAGATTCGATATGAGGGCAATCCCTCCTTGCCCCTGCTGGCGCTTGTCGGCAAGGGAGTCACCTTTGATATGGGCGGCATGAATGTGAAGACGGGACGGGATATTAGCGATGCCCGCATGGATATGGGGGGAGCGGCGGCGGTCGTGGGCGCGCTCGACATCCTCGTCCGCGAGCGGGCGCAGGCCAATGTGGTTGCCCTGCTGCCGATCGTTGACAATGTGCCGGATGCCAAGGCCGTGCTGCCGTCGAGTGTCGTCACATATCCGAACGGGATGACGGTACAGATCGCCAATACGGATGGCGAGGGACGGCTAATTATTGCTGACGCGCTGCTACATGCTGCCCAACTGGGAGCTGCGGAGGCGATCGATATCGCAACCTTGACTGGCAATGTCGGCGCAGCTCTGGGACTGGGCATCGCGGGCATCTGGGGTGATCTTCCCGTGACCGAGCAATTGATTGCAGTGGGAGAACGCAACGGAGAGCGGCTATGGCAGATGCCGCTGATGGATGAATACGAATCGGAGCTGGCCAGCTCGTATGCAGATATGCGAAATGTAGGCAGCTCACCTTATGCCGGGGCGATTATTGCAGCCTTGTTCATTCGCCGTTTTGTCGCTCCTGGGATGAGCTGGGCGCATATTGATATGGCAGGCACAGTGCAATACAAGCAGGATACCGGGTATGCGGAAGCGGGAGCCACCGGGTACGGAGCTCGTCTGCTGGCAGACTACGCTGCGCGCCGGCTTGGCGACAACGAATAG
- a CDS encoding copper homeostasis protein CutC, whose translation MKLEIIATCIEDALAAEEGGADRLELITAITEGGLTPGIGLVRQVARAVSIPVNVMVRPHSRSFIYSAHDLDTMAYELDALADSGAAGAVLGAITADGRVDERALERLMPHVGALEVTFHRAFDELEDQAAALAILNRYPQIKRVLTSAGPRPALESARAMRALVDASGKGHVLILAGSGLRLEGIENFVRQTKVPEVHFGSAVRYGGQALSPVDPAAVRALAKVLQEEEKGEK comes from the coding sequence ATGAAGCTGGAAATCATTGCAACGTGCATCGAGGATGCGCTCGCAGCGGAGGAGGGCGGCGCTGATCGTCTGGAATTGATTACGGCGATTACCGAGGGAGGACTGACACCGGGCATTGGACTTGTCCGCCAAGTAGCGAGAGCAGTAAGCATACCTGTCAATGTGATGGTACGCCCTCATAGCCGTTCGTTTATTTACTCGGCACACGACCTGGATACGATGGCCTATGAGCTGGATGCGCTCGCTGACAGCGGCGCTGCCGGTGCTGTGCTAGGGGCAATTACGGCGGACGGTCGCGTGGATGAGCGGGCATTGGAGCGGCTGATGCCGCATGTCGGCGCTCTGGAGGTGACGTTCCACCGGGCGTTCGATGAATTGGAGGATCAGGCGGCGGCATTGGCGATCCTGAACCGTTATCCGCAGATCAAGCGTGTGCTGACCTCAGCGGGGCCGCGTCCGGCTCTGGAATCTGCCCGGGCCATGCGGGCACTGGTGGATGCATCGGGCAAGGGGCATGTACTCATCCTGGCGGGCAGCGGGCTGCGCCTGGAGGGTATTGAGAATTTTGTACGTCAGACGAAGGTGCCGGAGGTGCACTTCGGCTCTGCTGTCCGTTACGGCGGGCAGGCGCTCTCGCCGGTAGATCCGGCTGCGGTACGAGCGCTGGCCAAGGTGCTGCAAGAGGAAGAGAAAGGTGAGAAATGA